From a single Anaerolineales bacterium genomic region:
- a CDS encoding HAMP domain-containing sensor histidine kinase, with translation MGITASLHKIRTPWVERISHELASGEGVRAGFMEQLERFFELLEQTIVTGDTAWLDPILYDWGRSPTETNLEQADYYVSFVLNRMITLTIEIAREKLAKKDALELIAAVIPILAHSVSIVVRYEMETRVAHISNELGQVQEKLQQLDQNKSKFISVAAHELKTPLTLIEGYTSMMVDFVQNSEQPQMKNYLGGVNTGILRLRQIIDDMIDVSLIDNNLLTLNIQPLWISHLLNLLRHEFRKTAADRRQTLDVIDFEGSDLMIYGDAERLYQALYNVTANAIKYTPDKGTVTISGRLLPGFVEVTIADTGIGISPENQSSIFDKFGQLGRADLHSSGKTKFKGGGPGLGLPITRGIIEAHGGTIWVESEGYNEKELHGSTFHILLPTRTEPTDPKFTKFFGPFQGTGTETETSGKEDPPTNDPAA, from the coding sequence ATGGGTATCACGGCATCATTACACAAGATACGCACTCCCTGGGTGGAGCGCATCTCCCACGAACTCGCGAGCGGCGAAGGCGTGCGCGCCGGTTTCATGGAGCAGCTCGAGCGCTTCTTTGAACTGCTTGAACAGACCATCGTCACCGGCGACACCGCCTGGCTCGATCCCATCCTGTACGACTGGGGACGCTCGCCCACCGAGACCAACCTGGAGCAGGCGGACTATTACGTCTCGTTCGTGCTCAACCGGATGATCACGCTCACCATCGAGATCGCGCGCGAAAAACTCGCCAAAAAGGACGCGCTCGAACTGATCGCTGCCGTCATTCCCATCCTCGCCCACAGCGTAAGCATCGTTGTCCGCTACGAAATGGAAACGCGCGTCGCGCACATTTCCAATGAACTCGGTCAGGTGCAGGAGAAGCTCCAGCAGCTCGACCAGAACAAATCCAAGTTCATCTCGGTCGCCGCGCACGAATTGAAGACGCCTCTGACCCTGATCGAAGGCTACACATCCATGATGGTAGACTTCGTGCAGAACTCCGAGCAGCCGCAAATGAAGAATTATCTCGGCGGCGTCAATACCGGCATCCTGCGCCTGCGCCAGATCATCGACGACATGATCGACGTCTCGCTGATCGACAACAACCTGCTCACGCTCAACATCCAGCCGTTGTGGATCAGCCACCTGCTCAACCTGCTGCGGCATGAATTCCGCAAGACCGCCGCCGACCGCCGCCAAACGCTGGATGTGATCGATTTCGAAGGCAGCGACCTGATGATCTACGGCGACGCGGAGCGGCTGTACCAGGCGTTATATAACGTGACCGCCAACGCGATCAAATACACGCCGGACAAGGGTACAGTCACCATCAGCGGACGGCTGTTACCCGGCTTCGTGGAGGTCACCATCGCGGATACGGGCATCGGCATCTCGCCTGAGAATCAATCATCGATCTTCGACAAGTTCGGTCAACTCGGGCGGGCAGACCTGCACTCCAGCGGCAAGACCAAATTCAAAGGCGGCGGACCCGGCTTGGGACTGCCGATCACCCGCGGCATTATCGAGGCGCACGGCGGCACGATCTGGGTCGAATCCGAAGGTTATAACGAGAAGGAATTGCACGGCTCGACCTTCCATATTCTTCTGCCTACGCGCACCGAACCAACCGACCCGAAATTCACCAAGTTCTTCGGTCCTTTTCAAGGGACCGGCACAGAAACGGAAACCAGTGGCAAAGAAGATCCCCCAACCAACGACCCCGCCGCGTGA
- the hflX gene encoding GTPase HflX, protein MAKKIPQPTTPPRERAFLVGVDIRGKKQLLPLEDSLSELALLADTAGVDVVGELTQRLNHPHVETYIGPGKVEELKALAEETLAEVVIFDDELSPRHQRELEKALGKSIRVIDRTALILDIFAQHAHTREGMLQVELAQYEYNLPRLTRAWTHLERQAGGGGGRAGSTGGVGLRGPGETQLEVDRRSIRARIAHIKRELEKVEAYRLRHRDQRKRARIPTVALVGYTNAGKSTLLNRLTKADVYVANQLFATLDPTTRRVQLPGSELALFTDTVGFIQKLPTMLVVAFHATLEEIAEADLLLHVVDISHPNALGQFQAVQETLEEIGAGHIPMITALNKADRLKNPENAREILQGFPQSVAISALKGTGINDLLQLVQEELYESYTPVHVRLPYKEGALISLFHELGQVERVEHERGGMVMQGRIPGRLLAQFAAWQVKSNGARSHEINEEDDPEDA, encoded by the coding sequence GTGGCAAAGAAGATCCCCCAACCAACGACCCCGCCGCGTGAGCGCGCCTTTCTCGTCGGCGTTGATATTCGCGGCAAAAAACAGCTTCTCCCGCTCGAAGATTCGCTCTCGGAACTCGCCCTGCTTGCCGATACCGCCGGGGTGGATGTCGTCGGCGAACTGACCCAGCGTTTGAACCATCCGCACGTCGAGACCTATATCGGTCCCGGCAAGGTGGAGGAATTGAAGGCGCTTGCCGAGGAAACCCTCGCCGAAGTGGTCATCTTCGACGATGAACTCTCCCCGCGCCACCAACGCGAGCTGGAAAAGGCGCTCGGCAAAAGCATCCGCGTCATTGACCGCACCGCCCTGATCCTTGATATCTTCGCCCAGCACGCGCACACCCGCGAAGGCATGCTGCAGGTGGAGCTTGCCCAGTACGAATACAACCTGCCGCGCCTGACCCGCGCCTGGACGCACCTCGAACGTCAGGCAGGCGGAGGCGGCGGGCGCGCCGGTTCGACCGGCGGTGTCGGTCTGCGCGGTCCCGGTGAAACCCAGCTTGAAGTAGACCGCCGCTCCATCCGCGCGCGGATCGCCCACATCAAGCGCGAGCTGGAAAAAGTGGAGGCGTACCGCCTGCGGCACCGCGATCAGCGAAAACGCGCGCGCATCCCTACGGTGGCGCTGGTCGGCTATACGAATGCCGGGAAATCCACGCTGCTTAACCGCCTCACCAAAGCGGATGTGTACGTCGCCAACCAGTTGTTCGCCACGCTCGACCCCACCACCCGCCGCGTCCAACTACCCGGCAGCGAACTTGCTCTCTTCACCGACACGGTCGGCTTCATTCAGAAACTTCCCACCATGCTTGTCGTCGCCTTCCATGCCACACTGGAGGAGATCGCCGAAGCCGACCTGTTGCTGCACGTTGTGGATATTTCGCATCCCAATGCGCTCGGGCAATTCCAAGCCGTGCAGGAGACGCTCGAAGAGATCGGCGCAGGGCATATCCCGATGATCACCGCGCTCAACAAGGCGGACAGGCTGAAAAATCCGGAGAATGCGCGTGAGATCCTGCAGGGCTTTCCGCAGTCGGTCGCCATTTCCGCGCTGAAAGGCACGGGCATCAACGACCTGCTGCAACTTGTGCAGGAAGAGTTGTATGAATCATACACGCCGGTGCATGTGCGCCTGCCATATAAGGAAGGCGCGCTCATCTCGCTCTTCCATGAACTCGGTCAGGTGGAACGCGTGGAGCATGAACGCGGCGGCATGGTCATGCAGGGACGCATCCCGGGCAGGCTGCTGGCGCAGTTCGCCGCCTGGCAGGTCAAGTCGAACGGAGCCAGATCGCACGAAATCAATGAAGAAGACGACCCGGAGGACGCATGA
- a CDS encoding M28 family peptidase, with amino-acid sequence MPKRAAFIYLSLIFALLALVAGWYIASFLNREPDSASFDGSRAYADVQAQVAFGARTPGSAGHAQVRAWMRTELESAGWTVEVHETERMGQPIFNVIAKRSDAPPEIILGAHYDTRFFADNDPDPNLRDQPVPGANDGASGVAVLLELARTLPENTVPVWLVFFDAEDNGRTEGWDWILGSRAFVEEIDAAPRAVVIVDMIGDADLNIHFERNSDPGLRAGIWQTAAELGYGDVFINEEKYSMLDDHTPFLEAGIPAVLLIDFDYPYWHTTQDTVDKVSPESLHAVGDTLWHWVRNQTR; translated from the coding sequence ATGCCCAAACGCGCCGCCTTCATCTATCTCTCTTTGATCTTCGCTCTGCTGGCTTTGGTCGCAGGCTGGTACATCGCTTCTTTTCTTAACCGTGAGCCTGATTCTGCTTCCTTCGACGGTTCCCGCGCTTATGCCGATGTGCAGGCGCAAGTCGCTTTCGGGGCGCGAACGCCCGGGTCGGCAGGGCATGCCCAGGTCCGCGCATGGATGCGGACGGAGCTTGAATCCGCCGGATGGACGGTGGAAGTCCACGAGACAGAGCGCATGGGTCAGCCCATCTTCAACGTCATCGCAAAGCGCAGTGACGCACCGCCCGAGATCATCCTCGGCGCGCACTACGACACGCGCTTCTTCGCCGACAACGACCCCGACCCGAACCTGCGCGACCAGCCCGTGCCCGGCGCGAACGACGGCGCTTCGGGGGTTGCCGTCCTGCTGGAGTTGGCGCGCACCCTGCCGGAAAATACGGTGCCGGTCTGGCTGGTCTTCTTCGATGCGGAAGACAACGGGCGCACCGAAGGCTGGGATTGGATACTGGGTTCGCGCGCCTTTGTGGAGGAGATCGATGCCGCACCGCGCGCTGTTGTCATCGTGGATATGATCGGCGACGCTGACTTGAACATCCACTTCGAACGGAATTCCGATCCCGGTCTCCGCGCCGGCATCTGGCAGACCGCCGCCGAACTTGGCTATGGCGATGTCTTTATTAATGAAGAGAAATACTCCATGCTCGATGACCATACCCCCTTCCTTGAAGCAGGCATTCCCGCCGTGCTGTTGATCGACTTCGATTATCCCTACTGGCACACCACGCAGGATACGGTTGACAAGGTCTCGCCGGAGAGCCTGCATGCCGTCGGCGATACGCTCTGGCATTGGGTGCGCAACCAGACGCGCTAG
- the trmFO gene encoding methylenetetrahydrofolate--tRNA-(uracil(54)-C(5))-methyltransferase (FADH(2)-oxidizing) TrmFO — MKELTIIGGGLAGSEAAYQAARRGLRVKLYEMRPATPTGAHLGADLAELVCSNSLGSNLPDRASGVLKNELRMLGSLLLECAEASALPAGAALAVDRDAFARLVTQKIESHPNIEVIREEMREIPASPVIVASGPLTSNSLSQSIAKLSGEEHLFFFDAIAPIVRAESIDMEIAFRASRYDKGEQEEGDYINCPFTKEQYYAFVEALKSAERIELRSFEEAIKSGVKAGQFFEGCLPVEIIAGRGEDSLAYGPMRPVGLRDPHTGKRPYAVVQLRQDNLAGSLYNLVGFQTNLKFPEQRRVLRIIPGLENAEFERYGQMHRNTFIASPKLLRPTLQHITRDDLFFAGQITGVEGYMGNIATGLLAGVNAARLLNSETLLTLPNETMLGALCHYVTHADLKDFQPMKANFGILPPLDTEDGKKIGKRERGQRYAERAEKALLSLITGSEATKQSHQNVEIASPLRGSQ; from the coding sequence CGGCGGACTTGCCGGTTCCGAAGCCGCCTACCAAGCCGCCCGGCGCGGACTGCGCGTGAAGCTATACGAAATGCGTCCCGCCACCCCGACCGGCGCGCACCTCGGCGCGGACCTTGCCGAACTGGTCTGCTCGAACTCGCTCGGCTCCAACCTGCCCGACCGCGCCTCGGGCGTGCTCAAGAACGAACTGCGCATGTTGGGCTCGCTTCTATTGGAGTGCGCCGAAGCGTCCGCCTTGCCCGCCGGAGCCGCTCTGGCAGTGGATCGGGATGCCTTTGCACGTCTGGTCACACAGAAGATAGAAAGCCACCCCAATATCGAAGTCATCCGTGAGGAGATGCGGGAGATCCCCGCTTCGCCTGTCATCGTCGCCAGCGGACCGTTGACATCCAACAGCCTCTCTCAATCCATCGCAAAACTAAGCGGCGAGGAGCATCTCTTCTTCTTTGACGCCATCGCGCCCATCGTCCGCGCCGAAAGCATTGATATGGAGATCGCCTTCCGCGCCTCGCGCTACGACAAAGGAGAGCAGGAAGAAGGCGACTACATCAACTGTCCCTTCACAAAGGAGCAATACTACGCCTTCGTGGAGGCGCTCAAATCCGCCGAGCGCATCGAACTGCGTTCCTTCGAGGAAGCCATCAAGAGCGGCGTCAAGGCGGGACAGTTCTTCGAAGGCTGTCTGCCGGTTGAGATCATCGCCGGGCGCGGCGAAGACTCGCTTGCTTACGGTCCCATGCGCCCCGTCGGGCTGCGCGACCCGCATACCGGCAAACGTCCGTACGCCGTCGTGCAACTCCGGCAGGATAACCTTGCCGGAAGTCTCTACAATCTGGTCGGCTTTCAGACCAACCTGAAATTCCCCGAACAACGCCGCGTCCTGCGCATCATCCCCGGGCTTGAAAACGCCGAGTTCGAACGCTACGGGCAGATGCACCGCAACACCTTCATCGCTTCGCCCAAACTTCTGCGCCCCACGCTCCAGCACATTACGCGCGACGACCTGTTCTTCGCCGGTCAGATCACGGGCGTGGAAGGCTACATGGGCAATATCGCCACCGGTCTGCTGGCGGGAGTCAACGCTGCGCGCCTGCTGAACAGCGAAACGCTGCTCACTCTCCCGAACGAAACCATGCTCGGCGCGCTCTGTCATTACGTCACCCACGCCGACCTGAAAGACTTCCAGCCGATGAAAGCCAACTTCGGCATCCTGCCGCCGCTCGATACGGAGGACGGAAAAAAGATCGGCAAACGCGAGCGCGGTCAACGCTACGCCGAACGCGCGGAGAAAGCGCTGCTTTCCCTCATTACGGGGAGCGAAGCAACAAAGCAATCTCACCAGAATGTGGAGATTGCTTCGCCACTACGTGGCTCGCAATGA
- a CDS encoding protein kinase — MPPSIVGKRLLNQYHVEEFITLTPLGELHRATDERRDKSVALTLLAKSVAENAETVKELESKAGKLHSISHPNLTSYIGFFQTPTLAFLLEDWVDGPSLKDIRRRAIVGAEEALIYTKSVCGALEALHKQNFLHLNLAPELIRIDQRGEIKLGGIANAHRIGTRHPRRLGKYPPLYQPPEALEDQPLDTAADMYSLAVMVYELVTGAWINGRQAPRAHDAIRKAHLEVMPPAPITLNRSLPDHFSRMVLWALRKNPADRFKTTTELLSSLALAARVSVDDIPLRIDPEPASSPWSAPVTSAVLSDWAFQPPPREKSIGKDTLPLEDRLATLSTPKKKPPRASRVVSIFFLLLFAGLFSLFWFIRPAEVPIEIPPTITPFVADFTPFPTFTPIPRPTHPFGGRIVFTCTRADYNQLCMINRDGSGLVQLTDMAASNYYPIFTRDHESILFASNRNGPFDLYLLAFIERDVIQVTNRVGNVVSPDYSPDGRTIVFANRVGDGLAAIWMVNADGLNPRLVFAGAGDIVAVAWSPDGERLAYAMSLGAPQEYEIFIMDADGRNHRRISQGLQGIGGSVQWAPDGSHLLIHAGPFGDKDIYKLDVNTGNAIRITDGGNNASASYSPDGLYIVFNSMRNDEQADLYIMRADGTNQVQLTNHPEPDWGARWVE; from the coding sequence ATGCCCCCTTCCATCGTCGGAAAAAGACTCCTCAATCAATACCATGTCGAAGAATTCATCACTCTCACGCCGCTGGGAGAATTACACCGCGCCACCGACGAACGCAGGGACAAATCCGTTGCCCTGACCCTGCTGGCGAAGTCGGTGGCAGAGAACGCCGAAACCGTCAAGGAACTTGAATCAAAGGCGGGCAAACTTCACTCCATTTCCCATCCGAACCTGACCAGCTATATCGGTTTCTTCCAAACGCCCACACTCGCTTTTCTGCTCGAAGATTGGGTGGACGGTCCCTCGCTGAAGGACATCCGCAGGCGGGCAATCGTCGGCGCGGAGGAAGCGCTGATCTATACCAAGTCCGTTTGCGGCGCGCTCGAGGCGCTCCACAAGCAAAATTTCCTGCATCTTAACCTTGCGCCCGAACTCATCCGCATCGATCAGCGCGGCGAGATCAAACTCGGCGGCATCGCCAACGCACACCGGATCGGCACTCGCCATCCGCGCAGGCTCGGCAAATATCCGCCGCTTTACCAGCCGCCTGAAGCGCTCGAAGACCAGCCGCTCGATACCGCCGCGGACATGTATTCGCTGGCGGTCATGGTGTATGAACTCGTCACCGGAGCATGGATCAACGGCAGGCAGGCACCCCGCGCGCACGATGCCATTCGCAAAGCGCACCTTGAGGTCATGCCGCCCGCGCCGATCACACTCAACCGCTCGCTGCCTGACCACTTTTCGCGCATGGTCCTGTGGGCGCTCCGCAAGAATCCGGCAGACCGGTTCAAGACCACCACCGAACTGCTTTCGTCGCTTGCGCTTGCCGCGCGTGTTTCTGTGGATGACATTCCGCTTCGCATCGACCCGGAACCTGCCTCCTCCCCATGGAGCGCTCCCGTCACATCCGCCGTTCTCTCCGATTGGGCGTTCCAACCGCCTCCGCGCGAGAAAAGCATCGGCAAAGACACCCTGCCGCTCGAGGACCGCCTCGCCACGCTTTCAACTCCGAAAAAGAAACCGCCGCGCGCTTCCAGGGTCGTGTCGATCTTTTTCCTGCTCCTGTTCGCCGGTCTGTTCTCGCTCTTCTGGTTCATCCGTCCCGCCGAAGTCCCCATTGAAATTCCGCCCACCATCACGCCCTTCGTCGCGGATTTCACACCGTTTCCCACGTTCACACCCATCCCCCGCCCCACACATCCGTTCGGCGGGCGCATTGTCTTCACCTGCACGCGTGCCGACTATAACCAGTTGTGCATGATCAACCGCGACGGCTCCGGGCTGGTCCAACTCACAGACATGGCAGCCAGTAACTATTACCCGATCTTTACGCGCGATCACGAGTCGATCTTATTCGCGTCCAACCGCAACGGTCCCTTCGACTTGTATCTCCTTGCCTTCATCGAAAGGGATGTCATCCAGGTCACAAACCGGGTTGGGAACGTCGTTTCGCCGGATTATTCCCCGGATGGTCGTACCATCGTCTTCGCCAACCGCGTCGGCGATGGTCTCGCCGCGATCTGGATGGTCAATGCGGACGGGCTTAATCCGCGGCTGGTGTTTGCAGGGGCGGGCGATATCGTCGCGGTCGCCTGGTCGCCGGACGGGGAACGGCTCGCGTATGCCATGTCGCTTGGCGCGCCGCAGGAATATGAGATCTTCATTATGGACGCGGACGGAAGAAACCACCGCCGCATCTCGCAGGGATTGCAGGGTATCGGCGGCAGCGTGCAGTGGGCGCCGGATGGAAGCCATCTTCTGATCCATGCCGGTCCGTTCGGGGACAAGGATATTTACAAACTGGATGTGAACACGGGCAATGCCATCCGCATCACGGACGGCGGCAACAACGCCAGCGCATCCTATTCCCCCGACGGCTTGTACATTGTCTTCAACTCCATGCGCAACGACGAGCAAGCCGATCTCTACATCATGCGCGCGGACGGGACGAATCAGGTTCAGCTCACCAATCACCCCGAACCCGATTGGGGCGCAAGGTGGGTGGAGTGA